In one window of Phycisphaerales bacterium DNA:
- a CDS encoding RNA polymerase sigma factor — protein MTIDRSPIEAAENAHAHADVGVSDERLLARFARDRGDSSAALQELARRHERRLLGLSLGLCNGREDLTREAVQETWVRVIRHAGTFKGKSSFATWVYRIAVHRCRDVMARERALARRGGRASEPPTVRASDADLAWTRSVVGGLPQHEREVVLLCHMRGMTHEQAAAVLGIPPGTLKTRMTRAMGRLRDVMGEDRGGDA, from the coding sequence ATGACCATCGACCGATCGCCAATCGAGGCCGCAGAGAACGCCCACGCCCACGCCGACGTGGGAGTGAGCGACGAACGTTTGCTCGCCCGATTCGCCCGCGATCGTGGCGACTCGAGCGCGGCCCTGCAGGAACTCGCCCGCCGCCACGAGCGCCGGCTGCTGGGCCTGTCGCTGGGCTTGTGCAACGGACGCGAGGACCTGACACGCGAGGCCGTGCAGGAGACCTGGGTGCGCGTCATCCGGCACGCCGGCACGTTCAAGGGCAAGAGCAGCTTCGCGACGTGGGTGTACCGCATCGCGGTGCATCGGTGCCGCGACGTGATGGCCAGGGAGCGGGCGCTGGCTCGCCGTGGGGGCCGCGCGAGCGAGCCGCCCACGGTCCGAGCGTCCGACGCAGACCTCGCGTGGACACGGAGCGTGGTCGGCGGCCTGCCGCAGCATGAACGGGAAGTCGTGCTGCTGTGCCACATGCGCGGCATGACCCACGAGCAGGCGGCGGCCGTGCTGGGCATCCCGCCGGGCACGCTCAAGACGCGGATGACTCGGGCGATGGGGCGGCTGCGCGACGTGATGGGCGAAGATCGGGGAGGCGACGCGTGA